A portion of the Chrysiogenia bacterium genome contains these proteins:
- a CDS encoding response regulator codes for MLGSQDASIKTRLTRSYMLTSALSLFLACLAFVGYDYYSQRQSITKELSLVAQILAENSTAAISFNDTQTATEILSALKAKNSVMLAYLFDTDGEVFAKYVRQNILEPEGAPKRRGTGHEFRDDTLVVYREIILDGKKIGTIYVQSDLAALVERAKQFVILTVIVLLIATGVAFALSIVLQKSITGPIHELVDTVQRISEAADYSLRAERTTGGEIGTLTDRFNEMVTSIEQRDEELNQARDDAEAANQAKSTFLANMSHELRTPLNAIIGYSEMLQEDAEDMGEDMFVSDLGKINSAGKHLLGLINSVLDLSKIEAGKMDFYLEDFDVAATLNEVHTTIMPLIEKNNNALQLEIDPGVGEMHADVVKIRQILMNLLSNASKFTENGTITLGARRLEDHGKEWIEYSVGDSGIGMTPDQLAKLFEAFTQADASTTKKYGGTGLGMTITKHFTEMMGGDINVTSEEGVGTTFYIKLPAVVIDPKTDPAEAARQAAEKRSQQAQKSEAKAQQGDAPAPAAKPAEKAAEADDESLPLILVIDDDSTVRELMKRTLTRESYRCVMADNGKDGIRLAHELRPDVITLDVMMPEEDGWSVLTKIRSSEDLCNTPVVMISMVDDRSKGFSLGATDFLVKPVDQEKLSILIKRFHEGFPSGPVLVVEDDEATRNMVMRTVEKAGWPLAQARDGAEALEFIHKERPSVILLDLMLPNMSGFELVDDLRDHDLWRTIPIIVTTAKDLTKDERLFLEANVQRIMQKGAFDSEELYQTLRAFVHERLPITARRKRSEVANG; via the coding sequence ATGCTCGGGTCGCAGGATGCATCAATTAAAACGCGGCTGACGCGGTCCTACATGTTGACCAGCGCCCTGTCGCTGTTCCTGGCCTGTCTGGCCTTTGTTGGATACGACTACTACAGCCAGCGCCAGAGCATCACCAAGGAGCTCTCCCTGGTTGCGCAGATTCTGGCCGAAAACAGCACTGCCGCCATTTCCTTCAACGATACCCAGACCGCCACCGAGATTCTCTCCGCCCTGAAGGCGAAGAACTCGGTGATGCTGGCCTATCTCTTCGACACCGATGGCGAGGTTTTCGCAAAATACGTTCGGCAGAACATTCTCGAGCCCGAGGGCGCGCCCAAGCGGCGCGGCACGGGCCACGAGTTCCGCGACGATACGCTGGTCGTCTATCGGGAGATCATTCTCGACGGCAAGAAGATCGGCACGATCTACGTGCAGTCGGATCTCGCGGCGCTTGTCGAGCGCGCCAAGCAGTTCGTCATCCTGACCGTCATCGTGCTCCTGATCGCAACGGGCGTGGCCTTCGCGCTCTCCATCGTGCTTCAGAAGTCCATCACGGGCCCGATCCACGAGCTGGTGGATACCGTGCAGCGGATCTCGGAAGCCGCAGATTACAGCCTGCGTGCTGAGCGCACGACTGGCGGCGAGATCGGCACACTGACCGATCGTTTCAACGAGATGGTTACCAGCATCGAACAGCGCGACGAGGAGCTCAATCAGGCCCGTGACGATGCCGAGGCCGCCAACCAGGCCAAGAGCACCTTCCTGGCGAACATGAGCCACGAGCTGCGCACGCCCCTCAATGCGATCATCGGTTATTCGGAAATGCTGCAGGAAGATGCCGAGGACATGGGCGAAGACATGTTCGTCTCCGACCTCGGCAAGATCAATTCCGCGGGCAAGCACCTGCTCGGTCTGATCAACAGCGTGCTCGATCTCTCCAAGATCGAAGCCGGCAAGATGGATTTCTACCTCGAAGACTTCGACGTGGCGGCAACCCTCAACGAGGTCCACACCACGATCATGCCGCTCATCGAGAAGAACAACAACGCGCTGCAACTAGAGATCGACCCCGGCGTGGGCGAGATGCATGCCGACGTGGTGAAGATCCGCCAGATCCTGATGAACCTGCTGAGCAATGCCAGCAAGTTCACCGAAAACGGCACCATCACGCTGGGCGCGCGCCGCCTGGAAGACCACGGCAAGGAATGGATCGAATACAGCGTGGGCGACAGTGGCATCGGCATGACGCCCGACCAGCTCGCCAAGCTCTTCGAGGCCTTCACCCAGGCCGACGCCTCCACGACGAAGAAGTACGGCGGCACGGGTCTGGGAATGACCATCACCAAGCACTTCACCGAAATGATGGGCGGCGACATCAACGTCACCAGTGAAGAGGGCGTGGGCACCACGTTCTACATCAAGCTGCCGGCCGTCGTGATCGATCCCAAGACCGACCCCGCCGAGGCCGCGCGCCAGGCCGCCGAGAAGCGCAGCCAGCAGGCGCAGAAGAGCGAAGCCAAGGCCCAGCAGGGCGACGCCCCGGCCCCGGCTGCCAAGCCCGCGGAAAAAGCGGCAGAGGCCGACGACGAGAGCCTGCCGCTCATCCTGGTCATCGATGATGATTCGACCGTACGCGAGCTGATGAAGCGCACGCTCACCCGCGAGAGCTATCGCTGCGTCATGGCGGACAACGGCAAGGACGGCATCCGCCTCGCACACGAGCTGCGCCCTGACGTCATCACCCTCGACGTCATGATGCCCGAAGAGGACGGCTGGTCGGTGCTTACCAAGATCCGCTCAAGCGAAGACCTCTGCAACACGCCGGTCGTGATGATCAGCATGGTGGACGACCGCAGCAAGGGCTTCTCGCTGGGCGCAACGGACTTTCTGGTCAAGCCGGTGGACCAGGAAAAGCTCAGCATTCTCATCAAGCGCTTCCACGAGGGCTTCCCCTCCGGCCCGGTGCTGGTGGTCGAGGACGACGAAGCGACCCGCAACATGGTGATGCGCACCGTCGAGAAGGCCGGCTGGCCCCTGGCGCAGGCCAGGGACGGCGCCGAGGCGCTCGAATTCATCCACAAGGAACGCCCCTCGGTGATCCTGCTCGATCTGATGCTACCCAACATGAGCGGCTTCGAGCTGGTCGACGATCTGCGCGACCACGACCTGTGGCGTACGATCCCGATCATCGTGACGACGGCCAAGGATCTGACCAAGGACGAACGCCTGTTCCTGGAAGCCAACGTCCAACGCATCATGCAAAAGGGTGCGTTCGATTCCGAGGAGCTCTACCAGACGCTGCGGGCATTCGTGCATGAGCGCCTGCCGATCACCGCGCGCCGGAAGAGGAGTGAAGTAGCCAATGGCTAA
- a CDS encoding YfiR family protein — translation LESLAQAPACHMIYIESSAKARVSEIMGSFGDSAVLTVSEIEGFATSGGMVEFNDDGRGVRLTINQKTAQDAGFKISSKLLRVATIVGQ, via the coding sequence CTCGAATCCCTGGCGCAGGCACCTGCGTGCCACATGATCTACATCGAATCCTCGGCAAAGGCCCGGGTCAGCGAGATCATGGGCAGCTTCGGCGATTCCGCCGTGCTGACCGTCAGTGAAATCGAAGGCTTTGCCACAAGCGGTGGCATGGTCGAGTTCAACGACGATGGGCGCGGCGTTCGCCTGACCATCAATCAGAAGACTGCGCAGGATGCCGGGTTCAAGATCAGCTCGAAACTGCTCCGCGTGGCGACGATCGTCGGTCAGTAG